One segment of uncultured Roseibium sp. DNA contains the following:
- the poxB gene encoding ubiquinone-dependent pyruvate dehydrogenase produces the protein MTTLAKLLVETLASAGVTRIWGVTGDSLNAIDGALRENGEIEFMHVRNEEAGAFATGAEAAVTGKLSVCAGSCGPGNLHLINGLYDCYRNRVPVLAIASHIPSTEIGLGFFQETHPTKLFDECSDFCELVTTPKQMPGVLHRALRTAIGRNTVSVIVIPGDVSLQDFDGDTPVFVPPAPVRRVPGDSDIEAAADLLNGSGNVTILAGAGTSGAHDEVVALADALEAPIVHAFRGKEYMEWDNPFDVGMTGLIGFSSGYHVLKDCDTLLMLGTDFPYRNFYPKGAKVIQVDREPGALGKRVALTMGIEADVVEFARMITPKIDGGRPREFLDKALQHYAKAREDLDALATPSKPGKPLHPQHIYSVVNEVAADDAIFTVDVGTPAIWSARYLKTNGKRRLIGSFNHGSMANAMPQALGAQAAFPGRQVVSMSGDGGVAMLFGELLTAVQLNLPVKIVVLNNGSLGFVELEQKTAGYLPDNVDLQNPDFAKVAEAIGLKGIRVEEADDLKGALQDAFAHDGPALIDVVSNRQELAMPPTIEAKEGIGFSLYGMRAILNGRGDEIVELATSNLFR, from the coding sequence ATGACCACTCTTGCCAAACTTCTCGTCGAAACACTCGCCTCCGCCGGGGTGACGCGGATCTGGGGCGTGACGGGTGACAGCCTCAATGCCATTGACGGCGCACTGCGCGAGAACGGCGAGATCGAATTCATGCATGTCCGCAACGAAGAGGCCGGAGCATTTGCCACCGGCGCAGAGGCGGCGGTCACGGGCAAACTCTCGGTCTGCGCGGGCAGCTGCGGGCCGGGCAACCTGCACCTGATCAACGGGCTCTACGACTGCTACCGCAACCGCGTTCCCGTGCTTGCCATCGCGTCGCATATCCCTTCGACCGAGATCGGGCTGGGTTTCTTTCAGGAAACCCATCCTACGAAACTGTTCGACGAATGCAGCGACTTCTGCGAGCTCGTCACCACGCCCAAGCAGATGCCCGGGGTCCTGCACAGGGCCCTGCGCACGGCCATCGGGCGGAACACCGTGTCGGTCATCGTGATCCCCGGCGACGTGTCTCTGCAGGATTTCGACGGCGACACCCCGGTCTTCGTGCCGCCCGCACCGGTGCGCCGCGTGCCGGGCGACAGCGATATCGAGGCCGCGGCGGACCTTCTGAACGGGTCGGGCAACGTCACCATCCTGGCCGGGGCTGGGACCTCGGGCGCGCATGACGAGGTCGTGGCGCTGGCCGACGCGCTGGAAGCGCCGATCGTCCACGCCTTTCGCGGCAAGGAATATATGGAGTGGGACAACCCTTTCGACGTGGGCATGACCGGACTGATCGGATTTTCTTCGGGGTATCACGTGCTGAAAGACTGCGACACGCTCCTGATGCTCGGCACCGACTTTCCCTATCGGAACTTCTATCCCAAAGGCGCCAAGGTCATCCAGGTCGACCGCGAGCCCGGGGCGCTCGGCAAGCGTGTGGCCCTGACGATGGGGATCGAGGCCGACGTGGTCGAATTTGCGCGGATGATCACGCCGAAGATCGACGGGGGACGACCGCGAGAGTTCCTCGACAAGGCGCTCCAGCACTATGCCAAGGCACGCGAAGACCTCGACGCTTTGGCGACCCCCAGCAAGCCGGGCAAACCTCTGCACCCGCAGCACATCTATTCCGTCGTCAACGAGGTGGCCGCGGACGATGCGATCTTTACCGTCGATGTCGGCACGCCCGCGATCTGGTCTGCGCGCTATCTCAAGACCAATGGCAAGCGGCGACTGATCGGCTCGTTCAACCATGGTTCCATGGCGAACGCGATGCCGCAGGCGCTGGGGGCACAGGCGGCGTTTCCGGGCCGGCAGGTCGTGTCGATGTCGGGTGACGGCGGGGTGGCGATGCTGTTCGGCGAGTTGCTGACGGCAGTGCAGCTGAACCTGCCTGTCAAGATTGTGGTGCTCAACAACGGCTCGCTCGGCTTCGTGGAGCTGGAGCAGAAGACCGCCGGCTACCTGCCCGACAACGTCGACTTGCAAAATCCCGATTTCGCAAAAGTCGCGGAGGCCATCGGACTGAAGGGCATCCGGGTTGAGGAGGCCGACGATCTCAAGGGCGCGCTGCAGGACGCTTTCGCCCACGATGGCCCCGCCCTGATCGATGTGGTGTCGAACCGGCAAGAGTTGGCAATGCCGCCTACCATCGAGGCCAAGGAGGGCATCGGGTTCAGCCTCTACGGCATGCGCGCGATCCTCAACGGACGCGGTGACGAGATCGTGGAGCTGGCCACCAGCAACCTCTTCAGATGA
- a CDS encoding MFS transporter, which translates to MAAPTSRSGGAMTHYRWVVVALLFAIVVINYIDRSAISYAIDPISKELSLSDSQKGLILGAFGVGYMFTTFIGGILTDRFGPRIILAVAVVLWTVSSALTAVVSSFFLLLALRALLGLAEGPMFPGLTGAVANWLSPRERARALGYSLAAVPLSLAIGGPVVSGILSFTDWRSLYWILAAASLVWFPLWYWVFRNRPGESAHVNEAELAHIRYKTTEDPDTDRGDGNVIPAQSDNATETSWKRLFTNGTLLSNYWAFFVFGYFLFFFMTWLPGYLEQKFSISVADVGWFSFVPWAVAGLVLLLLGNLSDRLLEKTHSLRISRSWQIIITQLIAAVVILPVAFTSTLWVALALISVAVAASMGANAVYYAVNVDVAPDRSATALGIMDFFFAVSGFAAPAITGWVVGSSGSFERAFYILAGLGTSSVVLTFLLHRPDRDAIDHPYPERR; encoded by the coding sequence ATGGCAGCCCCAACATCCCGCTCCGGCGGAGCCATGACGCACTATCGCTGGGTCGTCGTCGCGCTTCTCTTCGCCATCGTCGTGATCAACTACATCGACCGCTCGGCGATCTCCTACGCCATCGACCCGATCTCAAAAGAGCTGAGCCTGTCGGACAGCCAGAAGGGACTCATCCTCGGGGCTTTTGGGGTAGGTTACATGTTCACCACCTTCATCGGCGGCATCCTGACCGACCGTTTCGGTCCACGGATCATCCTGGCGGTTGCGGTCGTCCTCTGGACGGTATCGAGCGCGCTGACCGCCGTCGTCTCAAGCTTCTTCCTTCTTCTGGCCCTGCGCGCGCTTCTGGGTCTTGCGGAAGGGCCGATGTTTCCGGGCCTGACCGGCGCCGTCGCCAACTGGCTGTCACCGCGGGAACGCGCGCGGGCGTTGGGCTATTCACTGGCAGCGGTGCCTCTCTCGTTGGCCATCGGCGGTCCTGTCGTCAGCGGCATCCTGTCCTTTACCGACTGGCGCTCGCTGTACTGGATCCTCGCCGCCGCCAGCCTTGTATGGTTTCCGCTGTGGTACTGGGTGTTCCGAAACCGGCCCGGGGAATCGGCTCACGTGAACGAAGCCGAACTGGCCCATATCCGGTACAAGACCACCGAGGACCCCGACACCGACCGCGGTGACGGAAATGTCATTCCGGCCCAATCCGACAACGCAACCGAAACGAGCTGGAAGCGGCTGTTCACGAACGGGACGCTTCTGTCCAACTACTGGGCGTTCTTCGTCTTCGGCTATTTCCTGTTCTTCTTCATGACCTGGCTGCCGGGATACCTAGAACAGAAGTTTTCGATCTCGGTTGCCGATGTGGGCTGGTTCTCTTTCGTGCCCTGGGCGGTCGCCGGTCTGGTGCTGCTGCTGCTTGGCAATCTTTCCGACCGTCTGCTGGAGAAAACCCACAGCCTTCGGATCTCGCGCAGCTGGCAGATCATCATCACGCAGCTGATCGCCGCCGTCGTCATCCTGCCCGTCGCCTTCACCTCGACACTCTGGGTCGCTCTGGCCCTGATAAGCGTGGCGGTCGCGGCCTCCATGGGGGCGAACGCGGTCTACTACGCCGTCAATGTCGACGTGGCCCCGGACCGGTCGGCCACGGCGCTGGGGATAATGGATTTCTTCTTCGCTGTTTCGGGCTTTGCCGCGCCCGCCATCACCGGCTGGGTGGTTGGCAGCAGTGGCAGTTTTGAGCGGGCCTTCTACATCCTCGCCGGGCTGGGAACTTCTTCGGTGGTGCTGACGTTCCTCTTACACCGTCCCGACCGCGACGCGATCGACCATCCCTATCCGGAGCGGCGTTAA
- a CDS encoding polysaccharide deacetylase family protein — translation MQKTPFPIVLGICLDAEAIWLGIDPENAGRPSLLSHGTYAVLEGLPPLLDLLDRHDVSTTFFVPGITADRYPDAVAEIHRRGHEIGGHGHRHLSPTRLSRAEERDELVRGNDSIANIINERPVTWRSPSWEWSEHTLDLMMEDGITVSTNFHDRAGPYRHTRDGQALPLVELPVQWHLADAPYFMHGGRMERVIRTASEVESLWQEEFLGHYDWPGAFFHLTLHVQLIAQPGRLMMLDRLLTYMKRYSRSRFMHSREVAATVG, via the coding sequence ATGCAAAAAACGCCCTTCCCGATCGTCCTTGGCATTTGTCTCGATGCGGAGGCGATCTGGCTCGGTATCGATCCGGAAAACGCCGGACGACCGTCGCTGCTTTCCCACGGCACCTATGCGGTTCTGGAGGGTTTGCCTCCCCTGCTCGACCTTCTCGACCGACACGACGTGTCGACCACCTTCTTCGTGCCCGGGATCACCGCCGACCGCTATCCCGATGCCGTGGCCGAAATCCATCGGCGCGGCCATGAAATCGGAGGCCACGGCCATCGACACCTGTCACCGACCCGGCTGTCGCGGGCAGAAGAACGGGATGAACTTGTTCGCGGCAACGATTCCATTGCCAATATCATCAATGAACGGCCCGTGACATGGCGCTCGCCGTCCTGGGAATGGTCGGAACACACCCTCGACCTGATGATGGAGGACGGCATCACGGTGTCGACCAACTTCCACGATCGAGCCGGACCTTACCGTCACACCCGGGATGGACAAGCGCTCCCCCTGGTGGAACTGCCTGTGCAGTGGCACTTAGCCGATGCACCGTATTTCATGCATGGCGGACGCATGGAGCGGGTAATTCGCACCGCGTCCGAAGTCGAAAGCCTGTGGCAGGAGGAATTCCTGGGCCATTACGACTGGCCCGGCGCCTTTTTCCATCTCACGCTGCATGTTCAGCTTATCGCCCAGCCCGGCCGGCTGATGATGCTCGACCGGCTGCTCACCTACATGAAAAGATATTCGCGGTCCCGTTTCATGCACTCTCGTGAGGTTGCGGCAACCGTCGGCTAG
- a CDS encoding dipeptidase, whose protein sequence is MPQPNLHSRSTVIDGLIVSKWSRKLFEAMQAGGLTAANCTCSVWEGFEDSMRAVGQWKQWLRENDDLIRQVYTADDIEQAKAEGRVGIILGWQNSDGFGEDIRTVALYAELGLRVVQLTYHNANSVGAGCLETIDRGLTDFGHELVAALNDAGILMDLSHVGSQTSADAVRVSKKPLAYTHCAPKALKDHPRNKSDEDLRMVADSGGMVGVTMFPPFMPRGSESTLEDYLEVIEYVINLCGEEQVGIGTDFTQDVPPEAMAYFLHYKGYGRSLLQPKGVVFPEEFKRIEQYPNLTNAMERRGWSEDRISRILGANWTRLFREVWI, encoded by the coding sequence ATGCCGCAGCCGAATCTGCACAGCCGTTCCACCGTTATTGACGGATTGATCGTTTCGAAGTGGAGCCGAAAGCTGTTCGAAGCCATGCAGGCCGGCGGATTGACCGCCGCCAATTGCACTTGCAGCGTTTGGGAGGGATTCGAAGATTCCATGCGCGCCGTGGGGCAGTGGAAACAATGGCTGCGGGAAAACGACGACCTTATTCGTCAAGTCTATACGGCCGACGACATTGAACAGGCCAAGGCGGAAGGACGCGTCGGAATCATCCTGGGATGGCAGAATTCGGACGGCTTCGGCGAGGATATCAGGACCGTCGCGCTTTATGCCGAGCTGGGCCTGCGGGTCGTTCAGCTCACCTACCACAATGCCAATTCGGTTGGTGCCGGGTGTCTGGAAACCATCGACCGGGGACTTACCGACTTCGGCCACGAACTGGTCGCAGCCCTGAACGATGCAGGCATACTCATGGATCTCAGCCATGTGGGGTCGCAGACTTCGGCGGATGCGGTGCGGGTCTCCAAAAAGCCGTTGGCCTACACTCATTGTGCACCCAAGGCGCTGAAGGATCATCCGCGCAACAAGAGTGACGAGGATCTGCGCATGGTGGCCGACAGCGGTGGGATGGTCGGCGTGACGATGTTCCCGCCCTTCATGCCCCGGGGGAGCGAGTCCACCCTGGAGGACTATCTGGAGGTCATCGAATACGTCATCAATCTCTGCGGTGAAGAACAGGTGGGAATCGGCACGGATTTCACCCAGGACGTGCCGCCCGAAGCCATGGCCTATTTCCTCCATTACAAGGGCTACGGCCGTTCTCTACTGCAACCCAAAGGGGTTGTTTTCCCGGAAGAGTTCAAGCGCATCGAGCAATATCCAAATCTTACCAACGCCATGGAGCGGCGCGGTTGGAGCGAGGACCGCATCTCCCGTATTCTTGGCGCGAACTGGACCCGGCTTTTCAGGGAAGTCTGGATCTGA
- a CDS encoding IclR family transcriptional regulator C-terminal domain-containing protein yields MSDDQADSDRKPRDFVASLEHGLDVLGSFDAASPAMSLTQVADRTGMNRASARRYLLTLAHLGYVSRDGRAFRLAPKVLQLGYSYLSALPFSAFAQPLLDEASAISGQTVALAVRDGDVSVYTARAIAQRSLAVTVPVGRRLPLLSTSTGRAMLAFDPAEQIDALIESSQPILLTDKTNVDPNLLRRELELVRNHGYALVEQEVEVGVRSLAVPFFDNNQRVAGAITALTSMSAVTTKQLLSDILPVVQNVADQMQIALKAGRTDINS; encoded by the coding sequence ATGAGCGACGATCAGGCCGACTCAGACCGGAAACCACGCGACTTCGTCGCATCGCTTGAGCATGGCCTCGATGTTCTCGGCAGCTTTGACGCTGCAAGCCCCGCTATGAGTCTGACACAAGTCGCTGATCGCACCGGCATGAACCGGGCAAGCGCAAGGCGGTATCTGCTTACGCTCGCCCATCTGGGCTATGTGTCTCGGGACGGGCGTGCCTTCCGCCTCGCACCAAAGGTCCTGCAACTGGGCTATTCCTATCTTTCCGCCCTGCCGTTTTCGGCCTTCGCCCAGCCTCTTCTCGATGAGGCCAGTGCCATTTCCGGACAGACGGTGGCGCTTGCCGTGCGCGATGGCGATGTATCGGTTTACACAGCCCGTGCCATCGCACAGCGCTCCCTGGCGGTGACCGTGCCCGTCGGCCGAAGGCTGCCGCTTCTGTCGACCTCCACGGGCCGGGCCATGCTTGCCTTCGATCCGGCGGAGCAAATCGACGCGCTGATCGAGAGCAGCCAGCCCATTCTTTTGACCGACAAAACCAACGTCGATCCGAACCTGCTGCGCCGGGAACTGGAGCTGGTCAGAAACCACGGTTATGCACTTGTGGAGCAAGAGGTCGAAGTCGGCGTGCGTTCGCTTGCGGTGCCGTTCTTCGACAATAACCAGAGGGTGGCGGGCGCCATCACGGCCCTGACCAGCATGAGCGCCGTGACTACCAAACAATTGCTCTCCGACATCCTGCCCGTTGTCCAGAATGTCGCCGATCAAATGCAAATCGCGCTGAAGGCGGGGCGGACGGACATCAACTCTTAA
- a CDS encoding aldehyde dehydrogenase family protein, which translates to MKMLIGGQMVGAGEAYDVVDPASGEAFDKAPECSQAQLDQAIEVATRAFQSWSRTDITERRRVLVACAERVRAHAEELGRLICREVGRPLPGSIGEVMGSARWFEHTAGIELPVEVLRDDDDMRVSVHRRPLGVVAGIAPWNYPLISAVWKIAPALLAGNAIVIKPSPFTPLSTLRLGAILRDLIPEGVLTIVSGGDGLGRALAAHPEIRKVSLTGSVEAGKSVARTSADDLKRITLELGGNDAAIVLDDVDPQAIAEKLFWGGFQNSGQVCSAIKRLYVHEKAFEPVKSALLERIARTRIGSGFDEGVELGPVTTAPQFERLQELTEDTRKAGGKMHGESSLPNAAGYFMAPRLVTDLSDNDRLVAEEQFGPLLPILPFKDEADVIERANATKFGLSGSVWSGRVDRAAALAAELDCGTAWVNQHLTILPISPVCGHKWSGIGVENGPWGLAAYTDIQTISVAKA; encoded by the coding sequence ATGAAGATGTTGATAGGAGGCCAGATGGTTGGCGCGGGCGAGGCGTATGACGTCGTCGACCCGGCAAGCGGCGAGGCCTTCGACAAGGCGCCCGAATGTAGCCAGGCTCAGCTCGATCAGGCCATCGAAGTCGCTACTCGGGCCTTCCAATCCTGGTCTCGCACGGATATTACCGAACGCCGCCGCGTTCTCGTTGCCTGTGCCGAAAGGGTTCGTGCCCATGCTGAGGAGCTGGGTCGCCTTATCTGCCGGGAAGTGGGGCGGCCGTTGCCGGGATCCATCGGTGAGGTGATGGGATCGGCACGCTGGTTCGAACATACCGCCGGCATTGAACTGCCCGTCGAAGTGCTGCGCGACGATGACGACATGCGTGTTTCTGTTCATCGTCGTCCGCTCGGTGTGGTCGCCGGGATCGCGCCTTGGAACTATCCGCTTATTTCCGCAGTATGGAAGATTGCGCCGGCGCTGCTGGCGGGCAATGCCATCGTCATCAAGCCGTCGCCTTTCACACCGCTCTCGACATTGCGCCTCGGAGCCATTCTTCGGGACCTCATTCCCGAGGGTGTCTTGACAATCGTCAGCGGCGGCGACGGGCTCGGCCGCGCCCTTGCCGCTCATCCGGAGATCCGAAAAGTGTCGCTGACCGGTTCGGTCGAGGCGGGTAAGAGCGTCGCCCGGACCAGCGCCGACGATCTCAAGCGTATCACCCTGGAACTCGGGGGGAACGACGCGGCGATCGTTCTCGACGACGTCGATCCGCAGGCGATTGCTGAAAAGCTGTTCTGGGGCGGTTTTCAAAACTCCGGACAGGTCTGCTCCGCCATCAAGCGCCTCTATGTGCATGAGAAGGCCTTCGAGCCGGTGAAATCTGCGTTGCTCGAGCGGATCGCTCGAACGCGCATCGGCAGTGGTTTCGATGAAGGCGTCGAACTCGGTCCCGTGACCACCGCCCCCCAGTTCGAACGTCTCCAGGAGCTTACGGAGGACACCCGCAAGGCCGGCGGCAAGATGCACGGTGAATCGTCACTTCCCAACGCGGCCGGTTACTTCATGGCACCCAGGCTGGTGACCGATCTTTCCGATAACGACAGGCTGGTGGCGGAGGAACAATTCGGCCCCCTCCTGCCTATTCTGCCGTTCAAGGATGAGGCGGATGTCATCGAGCGCGCCAATGCAACAAAGTTCGGCCTGTCCGGCTCCGTCTGGAGCGGCCGTGTGGATCGTGCCGCCGCCCTGGCTGCCGAGCTTGATTGCGGCACCGCCTGGGTAAACCAGCATCTCACCATCTTGCCGATTTCTCCGGTTTGCGGACACAAGTGGTCCGGAATCGGGGTTGAAAACGGGCCCTGGGGCCTTGCGGCCTACACCGACATCCAGACGATTTCCGTAGCCAAGGCGTAA
- a CDS encoding D-cysteine desulfhydrase family protein — MTSPFSIVSHLESLPRQRVLHGPTPLEEARALSRHLGGPRIFLKRDDLTPAGLGGNKVRKLEFILGKAVAEGYDTIIACGGYQSNLARITAAIGARAGLQVELVLGGVPGEPHPVSANLLLDYLLGANVHLVETEPRWDFGTAIEDLAQRLEKEGRRPLMMPLGGSSPEGMASYVLATAEMQKQFLENDIAPEHLYVGVGSGGTYSGLVLGECNLKPSYHVTGVSVSRTADYLVEKVVEETGKAREILGLPEVPRASDLSVFDDQIGPHYGAPTEAAQEAISLLGRLEGVLVDPVYSAKCLAGLIDHIRQGRIGKDETVVFLHTGGTPALFAYEPAVLVPGLPA, encoded by the coding sequence ATGACCAGCCCATTCTCCATTGTTTCGCATCTGGAATCGTTGCCGCGCCAAAGGGTGCTGCACGGTCCGACTCCGCTTGAGGAGGCCCGGGCCCTGTCTCGCCATCTCGGCGGTCCGCGGATCTTTCTGAAACGCGATGACCTGACGCCTGCCGGTCTTGGCGGCAACAAGGTTCGTAAGCTGGAATTCATTCTCGGCAAGGCCGTGGCCGAAGGGTACGACACGATCATCGCTTGCGGCGGGTATCAGTCCAATCTCGCCCGTATTACCGCGGCCATTGGGGCGCGTGCGGGCCTGCAGGTCGAACTGGTGCTGGGCGGTGTGCCCGGTGAACCGCATCCGGTGTCTGCGAACCTGCTTCTGGATTACCTCCTGGGCGCGAACGTTCATCTGGTCGAAACCGAGCCGCGCTGGGATTTCGGAACTGCGATAGAAGATCTCGCCCAACGCCTCGAAAAGGAAGGCCGGCGACCGCTGATGATGCCGCTCGGCGGCTCCAGCCCGGAAGGCATGGCGAGCTATGTGCTGGCGACTGCGGAAATGCAGAAACAGTTTCTGGAAAACGATATCGCACCGGAACATCTTTATGTCGGTGTCGGTTCGGGGGGCACCTATTCGGGCCTGGTGCTCGGCGAATGCAATCTCAAGCCAAGCTATCACGTAACCGGTGTAAGCGTCAGCCGTACGGCCGATTATCTGGTCGAAAAGGTGGTCGAGGAGACAGGGAAGGCGCGGGAGATTCTCGGTCTGCCGGAAGTCCCGCGTGCCTCCGACCTGAGCGTGTTTGATGACCAGATCGGCCCCCACTACGGGGCGCCCACCGAGGCGGCGCAGGAAGCAATCAGCCTGCTTGGCCGGTTGGAAGGGGTCCTCGTCGATCCGGTCTATTCGGCAAAATGTCTGGCCGGCCTGATCGACCATATTCGCCAGGGCCGCATCGGCAAGGACGAAACGGTGGTTTTCCTGCACACCGGTGGTACGCCGGCGCTGTTTGCCTATGAACCGGCCGTTCTCGTGCCGGGGTTGCCGGCATGA
- a CDS encoding sarcosine oxidase subunit beta family protein produces MNSYSALSLAWNALTGHGGWKAAWRAPEPKRRYDVVIIGGGGHGLATAYYLAKSHGITNVAVLEKGWIGGGNTGRNTAIVRSNYLLTPNSHFYEHSLKLWEDLTADLNFNVMFSQRGMVNIAHSNAEMTALHRRGNAMRFNGVDSDLLTPKELGQLMPGLDLSPEARFPVMGGLIQKRGGTARHDAVAWGYARAADSRGVDIIQNCEVTALRRDGDRITGVETSRGVIEASKVAICVAGHSSQLAAMAGLRLPMESHVLQAMVTEPVKPMLDVVAVSGALHVYINQSDKGEIVIGGDIDGSNSFAQRGDPHVLDHVVESAVSLFPALRRLRMMRSWGGIVDMSMDGSPIITSLPVRGLFLNGGWCYGGFKGTPAAGTAMAHLLATGEPHRIARQFTLNRFDTGDLLDERGSGSSPWMH; encoded by the coding sequence ATGAACTCCTATTCCGCCCTGTCCCTGGCCTGGAATGCCCTTACCGGCCATGGTGGCTGGAAGGCCGCCTGGCGGGCGCCGGAACCGAAGCGGCGCTATGACGTCGTCATCATCGGCGGTGGCGGTCATGGGCTGGCAACGGCCTACTACCTGGCAAAGAGCCATGGCATCACCAATGTCGCGGTTTTGGAAAAGGGCTGGATCGGTGGTGGCAACACCGGCCGCAATACGGCAATCGTCCGGTCCAACTATTTGCTGACGCCGAATTCCCATTTTTACGAACACTCCCTGAAGCTCTGGGAAGACCTGACTGCCGATCTGAACTTCAACGTCATGTTCAGCCAGCGAGGTATGGTCAACATCGCCCACAGCAACGCGGAAATGACCGCCTTGCACCGGCGTGGCAATGCGATGCGTTTCAACGGTGTGGATTCGGACCTGCTGACGCCGAAGGAACTCGGGCAACTCATGCCCGGGCTGGATTTGTCGCCGGAGGCACGGTTCCCGGTCATGGGCGGGCTCATTCAAAAGCGCGGCGGGACCGCCCGTCATGATGCGGTGGCCTGGGGCTATGCCAGGGCGGCCGACAGTCGCGGCGTCGACATTATCCAGAATTGCGAGGTCACGGCGTTGCGTCGGGACGGAGACCGCATAACCGGCGTGGAGACCTCGCGCGGGGTGATTGAAGCCTCAAAGGTCGCGATCTGTGTCGCTGGTCATTCCAGTCAGCTTGCCGCGATGGCCGGGCTGCGGTTGCCGATGGAAAGCCACGTCCTGCAGGCCATGGTAACCGAACCGGTCAAGCCGATGCTGGATGTCGTTGCCGTTTCAGGAGCCCTGCATGTCTATATCAATCAGTCCGACAAGGGCGAGATCGTCATCGGGGGCGATATCGACGGAAGCAATTCCTTTGCTCAACGAGGTGACCCCCATGTACTTGATCATGTGGTGGAATCTGCCGTCTCCCTGTTTCCGGCCCTGCGTCGTCTCCGGATGATGCGCAGCTGGGGCGGCATCGTCGATATGTCCATGGACGGCAGTCCGATCATAACGTCCTTGCCGGTCCGGGGCCTGTTTCTCAACGGCGGCTGGTGCTACGGGGGGTTCAAGGGAACACCTGCGGCAGGCACTGCGATGGCTCATCTCCTGGCCACCGGCGAGCCGCACCGGATTGCCCGACAATTCACCCTCAACCGCTTCGACACGGGCGACCTGCTCGATGAACGGGGCTCCGGTTCCAGCCCGTGGATGCATTGA
- a CDS encoding sarcosine oxidase subunit delta, whose translation MRIKCPCCGFRPVAEFTYGGAVVERPAEALAFGASQEPGEAWNDYIYRRDNPAGPNRERWFHAAGCRQWFTVMRDTRNNDFLEEAEQ comes from the coding sequence ATGCGAATTAAGTGTCCCTGTTGCGGTTTTCGACCGGTCGCCGAGTTCACCTACGGCGGTGCCGTTGTCGAGCGCCCCGCCGAAGCGTTGGCCTTCGGAGCTTCGCAAGAGCCGGGCGAAGCATGGAACGACTATATCTATCGCCGTGACAATCCGGCCGGCCCAAACCGGGAGCGCTGGTTTCACGCCGCCGGCTGCAGGCAGTGGTTCACCGTGATGCGCGACACGCGCAACAACGATTTTCTGGAAGAGGCAGAACAATGA